Proteins from a single region of Apium graveolens cultivar Ventura chromosome 7, ASM990537v1, whole genome shotgun sequence:
- the LOC141670735 gene encoding uncharacterized protein LOC141670735 isoform X3, which translates to MTFNDDEQIHSIQNGAAGKGKPKERDGLDLVIVLDISENMKRKDRLDKQKKATEFLIKKLGPTDRVSVVTFSGVANRLCALRTLNKESKKDILDLLNGITCADGANISQGLKMALQVLNGRKFVQGCRSVGIILISSAEQDGSTKIDDISVYTFGFGTGNSLTMPHVPDAMSRKSGTRGIADVEYTNDLKVAFANCFSGLLTVVIQDLKLMMSTGSMSMTENVYADTYDSTVSVMLGNLYNMETRKVIDPVLPPITSLDGLQVLKVAYKYFSEDKKERIKKQVNSFTQEERKDRMLELPLHFTSRMDTCQKEEETFNKIFSNLLSTGEDSVMDDVNIQSSSEIEPRACGDMEKLHTVLIPCISKNQKESKSLNKDQSNSSHTNEEYGMKENNTVSSQNSAREDVEKLPLLISPCMGTYHKQAESSNMDHINSCSKEEDKSEHETVTPSEVAARDKDNAKKEEEKKTITASPGVAVRGSVNKTPCFSTSSVGTYQMHTESFHKGDMRTLATDEYNGKGQTNSLSTEVAAEVDVEKLASSSHMNTCKKQTEALHKACDRSLLSDEENVNEETTVPSSKVAAKVDVEKVPLISASRMDACEKQQMSLYSDHTKSGSTDEMNVKAKVTTPSSNSLRTDEDNLKKESIVACSEVAPPMGGMEKISLPESSANRDPANSSALNEDTVKEEPTAKSFEISQESKHLATRGHKETLLLPFYLPQLINSNTLHVKKNVLAPASEVVALGNLEIPSSPGSSSRGEDNLEKIVIVHSSEENLNKGLTVYSVKVFLQIAATEIQKFRGGLASLSTVGVAKTQKKWRILQELGKKVRSVPSESKIVKKATLLSIVAATIYYMLHFWFGNVIFEYPAPGKLLTGIGFYNPFWLLSIVIISILALLVGAYMVTVTSSEVIATGDTAKSPVPKSVKKEDTNLLAQNEEDVTEEITGHSSTVSEKRQHFVPTESSNEDHTSSSASNEQNENVKEEISAHPYTPSQKHPEIKTFRARLAGFSTCIAITQNIWRSLQEHGNTIRNLPLKSKTMKDKITIPTSEEVSPRHNTKEFSSAESFSIDHFESEHSDKENVMEEPITTSSEVIAKGDHTDSSTPNEDSVKEEPIANSSKVSHQSKCLSTRIYIKTLALPCYLSKLIFSITSHVIKNVSPESSNKDHHSSLGSKEEVPPPVELSDKNHIASLRTNEINVKRDASVSSSEAVTTSNSDNGKKEAYVPSSKVVTTSNSEVRSSEESSDKVHTDSSSPNNHNGNEGTTAPYPKVSDERQHFAVGDYFKKLLLIFHLPKLSLSLTMSVMKKATAYSSKVFAMGDMKKFSLPDSSKKNHKNSLVSNSENVMQEINTLEDNLEKEASVHASRVVATGNMKILFLRPSSPNEENVKKGLTVDSSQVLQEGEHFAATENQKFRRGLTGLIRGVVAITQKLWRSLQDFGKTVRSMPSESQTVKKATLLSIVAVTIYYMLCVCFGKVIFEYPAPGKVLTGTGFYNPFWLLSIVIISILALLVGAYKVTVTYSEVIATSDTAKCPVPKSFNKDDTNLLAPNDKDVTEEITGPSSTVSQKRQPFVPTESSNENHTSSSASNEQNENVKEEISAHPSTPSQKHPGSVPTEIKIFRARLAGFSTCVAITQNIWRSMQEHGNTIRNLLLKSKTMKKAALLSVGLAMLTYIVSGCFGNATLRDLAPGNC; encoded by the exons ATGACGTTCAACGATGATGAGCAAATACATAGCATCCAAAATGGCGCTGCAg GAAAAGGAAAGCCCAAAGAAAGAGACGGGCTCGATCTGGTCATCGTTTTGGATATCAGTGAAAACATGAAGAGGAAAGATCGGCTAGACAAGCAGAAAAAAGCAACCGAATTCTTGATCAAGAAACTTGGCCCTACTGATCGTGTTTCCGTTGTAACTTTCAGTGGCGTTGCAAACAGATTGTGCGCTCTGCGAACTCTTAATAAAGAATCCAAGAAGGATATCCTCGATCTGCTCAATGGTATTACTTGTGCTGATGGAGCAAATATCTCCCAAGGCTTAAAGATGGCCTTGCAAGTTCTCAATGGCCGAAAATTTGTACAAGGTTGTCGTTCGGTTGGCATCATTCTGATATCTAGTGCTGAGCAGGATGGGAGTACGAAGATTGACGATATTTCCGTTTACACTTTTGGTTTCGGTACCGGAAACTCTCTCACAATGCCACAT GTGCCCGATGCAATGTCAAGAAAAAGCGGTACTAGAGGAATCGCAGATGTTGAATATACTAATGACTTAAAAGTTGCATTTGCCAACTGTTTTTCGGGGCTTTTGACAGTGGTAATCCAGGATTTAAAGCTCATGATGTCAACCGGAAGTATGTCAATGACTGAGAATGTTTATGCAGACACTTATGACTCCACCGTCTCTGTGATGCTTGGCAATTTATACAACATGGAAACACGCAAAGTTATTGATCCCGTTCTTCCTCCTATTACAAGTCTGGATGGCCTGCAAGTTCTTAAAGTTGCTTACAAATACTTCAG TGAAGACAAGAAAGAAAGAATTAAAAAGCAAGTAAACAGTTTCACACAAGAAGAGAGAAAGGACCGGATGCTTGAACTGCCCTTACATTTCACTTCACGCATGGACACATGCCAGAAAGAAGAGGAAACATTTAACAAGATTTTTTCGAATCTATTATCAACAGGAGAGGACAGTGTAATGGATGATGTTAATATACAATCTTCTTCTGAGATTGAACCAAGAGCCTGTGGTGATATGGAAAAACTGCATACAGTTCTCATTCCATGTATAAGCAAAAACCAGAAGGAATCAAAATCGTTAAATAAAGATCAAAGCAATTCATCGCACACAAATGAGGAATATGGAATGAAAGAAAACAATACAGTCTCATCTCAGAACTCAGCTCGAGAAGATGTAGAAAAATTGCCTTTGCTTATCAGCCCGTGTATGGGCACCTATCATAAGCAAGCAGAGTCATCCAACATGGATCATATAAATTCATGTTCTAAAGAGGAGGACAAGTCAGAGCATGAAACTGTTACACCTTCGGAGGTGGCAGCCAGAG ATAAGGACAACGCGAAAAAGGAAGAGGAAAAGAAAACTATTACAGCATCTCCTGGTGTTGCAGTTAGAGGCAGTGTAAACAAAACGCCCTGTTTTTCCACTTCATCTGTAGGCACATACCAGATGCATACAGAATCGTTCCATAAGGGTGATATGAGGACATTAGCTACAGATGAATACAATGGGAAGGGACAAACAAATTCACTGTCTACCGAAGTCGCTGCTGAAGTTGATGTAGAAAAACTTGCTTCCAGTTCACACATGAACACATGTAAGAAGCAAACAGAGGCGCTTCACAAGGCCTGTGACAGGTCACTGCTTTCAGACGAGGAAAATGTGAATGAAGAAACTACTGTACCCTCTTCCAAGGTTGCAGCAAAAGTTGATGTTGAGAAAGTGCCCCTAATTTCCGCTTCCCGAATGGACGCATGTGAGAAACAACAAATGTCATTATACAGTGATCATACTAAATCAGGGTCTACAGATGAGATGAATGTAAAAGCAAAAGTTACAACCCCGTCTTCCAATTCATTGCGTACAGATGAGGACAACTTGAAGAAAGAATCTATTGTAGCCTGTTCCGAGGTTGCACCACCCATGGGCGGTATGGAAAAAATTTCCTTACCGGAGTCTTCAGCTAACAGGGATCCTGCCAATTCGTCTGCTCTAAATGAGGATACTGTGAAAGAAGAACCTACTGCAAAGTCTTTCGAGATCTCTCAAGAAAGCAAACATTTGGCAACCAGAGGTCATAAAGAAACATTGCTCTTACCTTTTTATCTTCCTCAATTGATCAATTCCAACACTCTACATGTGAAGAAAAACGTTCTTGCACCTGCTTCTGAGGTTGTAGCCTTGGGTAATCTGGAAATACCTTCGTCACCAGGGTCCTCTAGTAGAGGAGAGGACAATCTGGAGAAAATAGTTATTGTACACTCTTCCGAGGAGAATTTGAACAAAGGATTGACTGTATACTCCGTTAAGGTCTTTCTACAAATTGCAGCGACAG AAATTCAGAAATTCAGAGGAGGACTTGCTAGTTTAAGCACGGTTGGTGTTGCCAAAACACAAAAGAAATGGAGGATCTTGCAAGAACTTGGA AAAAAGGTCAGATCCGTGCCTTCAGAATCCAAGATAGTGAAGAAAGCAACACTATTAAGTATTGTAGCGGCAACAATTTATTACATGCTTCATTTCTGGTTTGGCAATGTAATATTTGAATACCCAGCCCCAGGAAAGCTCCTAACCGGAATTGGATTTTACAATCCCTTTTGGCTTCTTAGCATCGTCATCATATCCATATTAGCCCTCCTTGTTGGTGCATACATGGTTACTGTAACCTCTTCCGAGGTCATAGCCACGGGCGATACGGCAAAGTCCCCAGTACCAAAGTCGGTTAAAAAGGAAGATACAAATTTATTAGCTCAGAATGAGGAGGATGTGACAGAAGAAATTACTGGGCACTCTTCCACTGTCTCCGAGAAACGCCAACATTTTGTACCCACAG AGTCGTCTAACGAGGATCATACCAGTTCATCGGCATCAAATGAGCAAAATGAGAATGTGAAGGAAGAAATTAGTGCACACCCTTACACTCCCTCTCAGAAACACCCAG AAATTAAGACATTCAGAGCAAGACTCGCTGGTTTTAGCACGTGTATTGCTATAACTCAAAATATATGGCGGAGCTTGCAAGAACATGGA AATACAATCAGAAATCTCCCTCTGAAATCCAAAACCATGAAAGATAAAATCACAATACCCACTTCTGAGGAGGTCTCACCTAGACATAATACGAAAGAATTTTCCTCAGCGGAGTCATTTAGCATAGATCACTTTGAATCGGAACATAGTGATAAGGAGAATGTGATGGAAGAACCTATTACAACCTCCTCCGAGGTAATAGCCAAGGGTGATCATACCGATTCATCGACTCCAAATGAGGATAGTGTGAAGGAAGAACCTATTGCAAACTCTTCCAAGGTCTCTCACCAAAGCAAATGTTTGTCAACCAGAATTTATATTAAAACATTGGCCTTACCTTGTTATCTTTCTAAATTGATCTTTTCTATCACTTCACATGTGATAAAAAACGTTTCACCGGAGTCCTCTAACAAGGATCATCACAGTTCATTGGGTTCAAAGGAGGAAGTACCCCCACCAGTAGAGTTGTCTGACAAGAATCACATTGCTTCATTGCGTACAAATGAGATCAATGTGAAGAGAGATGCTAGCGTATCCTCTTCTGAGGCTGTAACCACGAGTAATTCGGACAATGGGAAGAAAGAAGCTTATGTACCCTCTTCCAAGGTTGTAACCACGAGTAATTCGGAAGTACGTTCCTCAGAGGAGTCATCTGACAAGGTTCATACCGATTCATCATCTCCAAATAATCATAATGGGAATGAAGGTACTACTGCACCTTATCCCAAGGTCTCTGACGAACGCCAACATTTCGCAGTCGGCGATTATTTCAAAAAGTTGCTCCTAATATTTCATCTTCCTAAGTTATCTTTATCTTTGACTATGAGTGTGATGAAAAAAGCCACCGCATACTCTTCTAAGGTTTTTGCAATGGGTGATATGAAAAAATTCTCCTTGCCAGATTCATCTAAGAAGAATCATAAAAATTCATTGGTTTCGAATTCGGAGAATGTGATGCAGGAAATCAATACTCTGGAGGACAATCTGGAGAAAGAAGCTAGTGTACACGCTTCCAGGGTTGTTGCCACGGGTAATATGAAAATACTTTTCTTGCGGCCATCATCTCCAAACGAGGAGAATGTAAAGAAAGGACTTACCGTAGACTCTTCTCAGGTCCTTCAAGAAGGCGAACATTTTGCAGCCACAG AAAATCAGAAATTCAGAAGAGGACTTACTGGTTTAATCAGGGGTGTTGTTGCTATAACACAAAAGCTCTGGAGGAGCTTGCAAGATTTTGGA AAAACGGTCAGATCTATGCCTTCAGAATCCCAGACAGTGAAGAAAGCAACACTATTAAGTATTGTCGCGGTAACAATTTATTACATGCTTTGTGTATGCTTTGGGAAAGTAATATTTGAATACCCAGCCCCAGGAAAGGTCCTAACCGGAACTGGATTTTACAACCCCTTTTGGCTTCTTAGCATTGTCATCATATCCATATTAGCTCTCCTTGTTGGCGCATACAAGGTTACTGTAACTTATTCCGAGGTCATAGCCACCAGCGATACGGCAAAATGCCCTGTACCAAAGTCGTTTAACAAGGATGATACAAATTTATTAGCTCCGAATGATAAGGATGTGACAGAAGAAATTACTGGACCCTCTTCCACTGTCTCCCAGAAACGCCAACCTTTTGTACCCACAG AGTCGTCTAACGAGAATCATACCAGTTCATCGGCATCAAATGAGCAAAATGAGAATGTGAAGGAAGAGATTAGTGCACACCCTTCGACTCCCTCTCAGAAACACCCAGGTTCTGTACCCACAG AAATTAAGATATTCAGAGCAAGACTCGCTGGTTTTAGCACGTGTGTTGCTATAACTCAAAATATATGGCGGAGCATGCAAGAACATGGA
- the LOC141670735 gene encoding uncharacterized protein LOC141670735 isoform X2 translates to MTFNDDEQIHSIQNGAAGKGKPKERDGLDLVIVLDISENMKRKDRLDKQKKATEFLIKKLGPTDRVSVVTFSGVANRLCALRTLNKESKKDILDLLNGITCADGANISQGLKMALQVLNGRKFVQGCRSVGIILISSAEQDGSTKIDDISVYTFGFGTGNSLTMPHVPDAMSRKSGTRGIADVEYTNDLKVAFANCFSGLLTVVIQDLKLMMSTGSMSMTENVYADTYDSTVSVMLGNLYNMETRKVIDPVLPPITSLDGLQVLKVAYKYFSEDKKERIKKQVNSFTQEERKDRMLELPLHFTSRMDTCQKEEETFNKIFSNLLSTGEDSVMDDVNIQSSSEIEPRACGDMEKLHTVLIPCISKNQKESKSLNKDQSNSSHTNEEYGMKENNTVSSQNSAREDVEKLPLLISPCMGTYHKQAESSNMDHINSCSKEEDKSEHETVTPSEVAARDKDNAKKEEEKKTITASPGVAVRGSVNKTPCFSTSSVGTYQMHTESFHKGDMRTLATDEYNGKGQTNSLSTEVAAEVDVEKLASSSHMNTCKKQTEALHKACDRSLLSDEENVNEETTVPSSKVAAKVDVEKVPLISASRMDACEKQQMSLYSDHTKSGSTDEMNVKAKVTTPSSNSLRTDEDNLKKESIVACSEVAPPMGGMEKISLPESSANRDPANSSALNEDTVKEEPTAKSFEISQESKHLATRGHKETLLLPFYLPQLINSNTLHVKKNVLAPASEVVALGNLEIPSSPGSSSRGEDNLEKIVIVHSSEENLNKGLTVYSVKVFLQIAATEIQKFRGGLASLSTVGVAKTQKKWRILQELGKKVRSVPSESKIVKKATLLSIVAATIYYMLHFWFGNVIFEYPAPGKLLTGIGFYNPFWLLSIVIISILALLVGAYMVTVTSSEVIATGDTAKSPVPKSVKKEDTNLLAQNEEDVTEEITGHSSTVSEKRQHFVPTESSNEDHTSSSASNEQNENVKEEISAHPYTPSQKHPGSVPTEIKTFRARLAGFSTCIAITQNIWRSLQEHGNTIRNLPLKSKTMKDKITIPTSEEVSPRHNTKEFSSAESFSIDHFESEHSDKENVMEEPITTSSEVIAKGDHTDSSTPNEDSVKEEPIANSSKVSHQSKCLSTRIYIKTLALPCYLSKLIFSITSHVIKNVSPESSNKDHHSSLGSKEEVPPPVELSDKNHIASLRTNEINVKRDASVSSSEAVTTSNSDNGKKEAYVPSSKVVTTSNSEVRSSEESSDKVHTDSSSPNNHNGNEGTTAPYPKVSDERQHFAVGDYFKKLLLIFHLPKLSLSLTMSVMKKATAYSSKVFAMGDMKKFSLPDSSKKNHKNSLVSNSENVMQEINTLEDNLEKEASVHASRVVATGNMKILFLRPSSPNEENVKKGLTVDSSQVLQEGEHFAATENQKFRRGLTGLIRGVVAITQKLWRSLQDFGKTVRSMPSESQTVKKATLLSIVAVTIYYMLCVCFGKVIFEYPAPGKVLTGTGFYNPFWLLSIVIISILALLVGAYKVTVTYSEVIATSDTAKCPVPKSFNKDDTNLLAPNDKDVTEEITGPSSTVSQKRQPFVPTESSNENHTSSSASNEQNENVKEEISAHPSTPSQKHPEIKIFRARLAGFSTCVAITQNIWRSMQEHGNTIRNLLLKSKTMKKAALLSVGLAMLTYIVSGCFGNATLRDLAPGNC, encoded by the exons ATGACGTTCAACGATGATGAGCAAATACATAGCATCCAAAATGGCGCTGCAg GAAAAGGAAAGCCCAAAGAAAGAGACGGGCTCGATCTGGTCATCGTTTTGGATATCAGTGAAAACATGAAGAGGAAAGATCGGCTAGACAAGCAGAAAAAAGCAACCGAATTCTTGATCAAGAAACTTGGCCCTACTGATCGTGTTTCCGTTGTAACTTTCAGTGGCGTTGCAAACAGATTGTGCGCTCTGCGAACTCTTAATAAAGAATCCAAGAAGGATATCCTCGATCTGCTCAATGGTATTACTTGTGCTGATGGAGCAAATATCTCCCAAGGCTTAAAGATGGCCTTGCAAGTTCTCAATGGCCGAAAATTTGTACAAGGTTGTCGTTCGGTTGGCATCATTCTGATATCTAGTGCTGAGCAGGATGGGAGTACGAAGATTGACGATATTTCCGTTTACACTTTTGGTTTCGGTACCGGAAACTCTCTCACAATGCCACAT GTGCCCGATGCAATGTCAAGAAAAAGCGGTACTAGAGGAATCGCAGATGTTGAATATACTAATGACTTAAAAGTTGCATTTGCCAACTGTTTTTCGGGGCTTTTGACAGTGGTAATCCAGGATTTAAAGCTCATGATGTCAACCGGAAGTATGTCAATGACTGAGAATGTTTATGCAGACACTTATGACTCCACCGTCTCTGTGATGCTTGGCAATTTATACAACATGGAAACACGCAAAGTTATTGATCCCGTTCTTCCTCCTATTACAAGTCTGGATGGCCTGCAAGTTCTTAAAGTTGCTTACAAATACTTCAG TGAAGACAAGAAAGAAAGAATTAAAAAGCAAGTAAACAGTTTCACACAAGAAGAGAGAAAGGACCGGATGCTTGAACTGCCCTTACATTTCACTTCACGCATGGACACATGCCAGAAAGAAGAGGAAACATTTAACAAGATTTTTTCGAATCTATTATCAACAGGAGAGGACAGTGTAATGGATGATGTTAATATACAATCTTCTTCTGAGATTGAACCAAGAGCCTGTGGTGATATGGAAAAACTGCATACAGTTCTCATTCCATGTATAAGCAAAAACCAGAAGGAATCAAAATCGTTAAATAAAGATCAAAGCAATTCATCGCACACAAATGAGGAATATGGAATGAAAGAAAACAATACAGTCTCATCTCAGAACTCAGCTCGAGAAGATGTAGAAAAATTGCCTTTGCTTATCAGCCCGTGTATGGGCACCTATCATAAGCAAGCAGAGTCATCCAACATGGATCATATAAATTCATGTTCTAAAGAGGAGGACAAGTCAGAGCATGAAACTGTTACACCTTCGGAGGTGGCAGCCAGAG ATAAGGACAACGCGAAAAAGGAAGAGGAAAAGAAAACTATTACAGCATCTCCTGGTGTTGCAGTTAGAGGCAGTGTAAACAAAACGCCCTGTTTTTCCACTTCATCTGTAGGCACATACCAGATGCATACAGAATCGTTCCATAAGGGTGATATGAGGACATTAGCTACAGATGAATACAATGGGAAGGGACAAACAAATTCACTGTCTACCGAAGTCGCTGCTGAAGTTGATGTAGAAAAACTTGCTTCCAGTTCACACATGAACACATGTAAGAAGCAAACAGAGGCGCTTCACAAGGCCTGTGACAGGTCACTGCTTTCAGACGAGGAAAATGTGAATGAAGAAACTACTGTACCCTCTTCCAAGGTTGCAGCAAAAGTTGATGTTGAGAAAGTGCCCCTAATTTCCGCTTCCCGAATGGACGCATGTGAGAAACAACAAATGTCATTATACAGTGATCATACTAAATCAGGGTCTACAGATGAGATGAATGTAAAAGCAAAAGTTACAACCCCGTCTTCCAATTCATTGCGTACAGATGAGGACAACTTGAAGAAAGAATCTATTGTAGCCTGTTCCGAGGTTGCACCACCCATGGGCGGTATGGAAAAAATTTCCTTACCGGAGTCTTCAGCTAACAGGGATCCTGCCAATTCGTCTGCTCTAAATGAGGATACTGTGAAAGAAGAACCTACTGCAAAGTCTTTCGAGATCTCTCAAGAAAGCAAACATTTGGCAACCAGAGGTCATAAAGAAACATTGCTCTTACCTTTTTATCTTCCTCAATTGATCAATTCCAACACTCTACATGTGAAGAAAAACGTTCTTGCACCTGCTTCTGAGGTTGTAGCCTTGGGTAATCTGGAAATACCTTCGTCACCAGGGTCCTCTAGTAGAGGAGAGGACAATCTGGAGAAAATAGTTATTGTACACTCTTCCGAGGAGAATTTGAACAAAGGATTGACTGTATACTCCGTTAAGGTCTTTCTACAAATTGCAGCGACAG AAATTCAGAAATTCAGAGGAGGACTTGCTAGTTTAAGCACGGTTGGTGTTGCCAAAACACAAAAGAAATGGAGGATCTTGCAAGAACTTGGA AAAAAGGTCAGATCCGTGCCTTCAGAATCCAAGATAGTGAAGAAAGCAACACTATTAAGTATTGTAGCGGCAACAATTTATTACATGCTTCATTTCTGGTTTGGCAATGTAATATTTGAATACCCAGCCCCAGGAAAGCTCCTAACCGGAATTGGATTTTACAATCCCTTTTGGCTTCTTAGCATCGTCATCATATCCATATTAGCCCTCCTTGTTGGTGCATACATGGTTACTGTAACCTCTTCCGAGGTCATAGCCACGGGCGATACGGCAAAGTCCCCAGTACCAAAGTCGGTTAAAAAGGAAGATACAAATTTATTAGCTCAGAATGAGGAGGATGTGACAGAAGAAATTACTGGGCACTCTTCCACTGTCTCCGAGAAACGCCAACATTTTGTACCCACAG AGTCGTCTAACGAGGATCATACCAGTTCATCGGCATCAAATGAGCAAAATGAGAATGTGAAGGAAGAAATTAGTGCACACCCTTACACTCCCTCTCAGAAACACCCAGGTTCTGTACCCACAG AAATTAAGACATTCAGAGCAAGACTCGCTGGTTTTAGCACGTGTATTGCTATAACTCAAAATATATGGCGGAGCTTGCAAGAACATGGA AATACAATCAGAAATCTCCCTCTGAAATCCAAAACCATGAAAGATAAAATCACAATACCCACTTCTGAGGAGGTCTCACCTAGACATAATACGAAAGAATTTTCCTCAGCGGAGTCATTTAGCATAGATCACTTTGAATCGGAACATAGTGATAAGGAGAATGTGATGGAAGAACCTATTACAACCTCCTCCGAGGTAATAGCCAAGGGTGATCATACCGATTCATCGACTCCAAATGAGGATAGTGTGAAGGAAGAACCTATTGCAAACTCTTCCAAGGTCTCTCACCAAAGCAAATGTTTGTCAACCAGAATTTATATTAAAACATTGGCCTTACCTTGTTATCTTTCTAAATTGATCTTTTCTATCACTTCACATGTGATAAAAAACGTTTCACCGGAGTCCTCTAACAAGGATCATCACAGTTCATTGGGTTCAAAGGAGGAAGTACCCCCACCAGTAGAGTTGTCTGACAAGAATCACATTGCTTCATTGCGTACAAATGAGATCAATGTGAAGAGAGATGCTAGCGTATCCTCTTCTGAGGCTGTAACCACGAGTAATTCGGACAATGGGAAGAAAGAAGCTTATGTACCCTCTTCCAAGGTTGTAACCACGAGTAATTCGGAAGTACGTTCCTCAGAGGAGTCATCTGACAAGGTTCATACCGATTCATCATCTCCAAATAATCATAATGGGAATGAAGGTACTACTGCACCTTATCCCAAGGTCTCTGACGAACGCCAACATTTCGCAGTCGGCGATTATTTCAAAAAGTTGCTCCTAATATTTCATCTTCCTAAGTTATCTTTATCTTTGACTATGAGTGTGATGAAAAAAGCCACCGCATACTCTTCTAAGGTTTTTGCAATGGGTGATATGAAAAAATTCTCCTTGCCAGATTCATCTAAGAAGAATCATAAAAATTCATTGGTTTCGAATTCGGAGAATGTGATGCAGGAAATCAATACTCTGGAGGACAATCTGGAGAAAGAAGCTAGTGTACACGCTTCCAGGGTTGTTGCCACGGGTAATATGAAAATACTTTTCTTGCGGCCATCATCTCCAAACGAGGAGAATGTAAAGAAAGGACTTACCGTAGACTCTTCTCAGGTCCTTCAAGAAGGCGAACATTTTGCAGCCACAG AAAATCAGAAATTCAGAAGAGGACTTACTGGTTTAATCAGGGGTGTTGTTGCTATAACACAAAAGCTCTGGAGGAGCTTGCAAGATTTTGGA AAAACGGTCAGATCTATGCCTTCAGAATCCCAGACAGTGAAGAAAGCAACACTATTAAGTATTGTCGCGGTAACAATTTATTACATGCTTTGTGTATGCTTTGGGAAAGTAATATTTGAATACCCAGCCCCAGGAAAGGTCCTAACCGGAACTGGATTTTACAACCCCTTTTGGCTTCTTAGCATTGTCATCATATCCATATTAGCTCTCCTTGTTGGCGCATACAAGGTTACTGTAACTTATTCCGAGGTCATAGCCACCAGCGATACGGCAAAATGCCCTGTACCAAAGTCGTTTAACAAGGATGATACAAATTTATTAGCTCCGAATGATAAGGATGTGACAGAAGAAATTACTGGACCCTCTTCCACTGTCTCCCAGAAACGCCAACCTTTTGTACCCACAG AGTCGTCTAACGAGAATCATACCAGTTCATCGGCATCAAATGAGCAAAATGAGAATGTGAAGGAAGAGATTAGTGCACACCCTTCGACTCCCTCTCAGAAACACCCAG AAATTAAGATATTCAGAGCAAGACTCGCTGGTTTTAGCACGTGTGTTGCTATAACTCAAAATATATGGCGGAGCATGCAAGAACATGGA